The Betta splendens chromosome 7, fBetSpl5.4, whole genome shotgun sequence genome includes a window with the following:
- the LOC114859147 gene encoding titin isoform X1, protein MTQPSSSASACAPHSKMPLLHVLCVIYFAAVCTAQDLQNGTKEPFTELPQTTIVTTVYVPPVPLLKNTTRWLDVFPTEKVKLTCEITNSSEWTFTWFHNGTEIPPSDSHLTLSSEKSVLTITAGPTYSGQYNCQGVHKTKSNIKTQHSNSLKVTVHEHPSSLLYQSPNVKKLYPGDSVNFTCKVSPEFQWEYVWYHGDKEIQASTENSYRIDALSPSHGGQYKCRGRRAGLDGPFSAGTSLHVSEIPVASLRKVTEWMDVFPGETVKLSCGVEGSSDWTYIWYKDDVEVVDSTVSLEASGATLFISSASAAHAGRYKCKGRLQHRPVNSSLSSGLTLMVYAKKPEPKMTQKPDAVKLYVGESVSFECKVNKSSGWEYHWFKDGSSTLKGSSRLIINNATHMASGTYHCTASRGTTNYNTEESEKRKLDVSGIPVASLRRVTEWIDVFPGETVKLSCEVEGSSDWTYIWYKDDVEVVDRQSGATLSISSASAAHAGRYKCKGRLQHRPVNSSLSVGLTLTVYDQKPTVILTKDPDYEKMYPGEPVTFGCHINVSSGWGFEWYKDGSILSQSSNIFSKTAVEESDDGTYKCRAIRGRNSTFSTDLSQFVNLDVQLNKPKPRMIQKPDADKLYVGESVSFECEVEESSGWEYDWFKDGSPVLKSSSNFNIDNATKMESGTYHCTATRDKTNYNTEESEKRHLYVSEIPVPHLKLETQWSDVFPGETVELSCGMEISRGDWTYTWFKDGEEIQPDTHGSLTIESVSSSDSGSYSCTGQFKTRNVGSSFSSELTLQVYDSQPNVTLIQTPERAPVLHTGDVASFLCHINVSSGWQYLWYKNNQPLPQTGPSYTIESVRMSHSALYKCQVRRGADFKEDSLDLNLKVEERPQAEITLLTGWSEVFSTDTLVLQCVVKDSHMWNYTWFRDGHEINLPLSEKHTVTPQDDPEQSRYTCKGVRSERPTYSKESEELKTKNLLLKRRVLLSISGCIFFGIIAVFIGCIVLRVTRKPAPDSERQEENLFLTMAELKIRGDAVSPLAAYITDEELNAPAKEEENGTVCSETTPLPITTETDKDATTENKDKEENNGEMVSFKQ, encoded by the exons GGACTAAAGAGCCCTTCACCGAGTTACCACAAACTACGATTGTTACAACCGTCTACG TGCCTCCTGTACCACTTCTGAAGAATACAACACGCTGGCTGGACGTGTTCCCAACTGAGAAAGTGAAGCTCACCTGTGAAATCACTAACAGCTCAGAGTGGACGTTCACCTGGTTCCACAATGGAACAGAAATTCCACCATCCGATTCCCATCTGACTTTGTCCTCAGAGAAATCGGTGCTCACAATCACCGCAGGACCCACATATTCTGGACAATATAACTGTCAAGGTGTTCACAAAACAAAGTCCAATATAAAAACTCAACATAGTAACTCCCTTAAAGTCACAGTTCACG AACATCCTAGTTCCCTTTTATACCAAAGTCCAAACGTTAAGAAGCTGTATCCTGGAGATTCCGTCAACTTTACGTGCAAAGTCAGTCCGGAATTTCAATGGGAATACGTGTGGTATCACGGTGACAAAGAAATCCAGGCATCAACTGAAAACTCCTACAGGATAGATGCGCTCAGTCCTTCTCACGGTGGACAGTACAAATGCAGAGGCAGGAGAGCAGGGCTAGACGGGCCGTTCTCTGCTGGGACGTCTCTGCACGTCTCAG AAATCCCTGTTGCATCTTTGAGGAAGGTCACTGAGTGGATGGACGTGTTTCCTGGTGAGACCGTGAAGCTGAGCTGTGGAGTGGAGGGCAGCTCTGACTGGACGTATATATGGTACAAAGACGACGTGGAGGTCGTGGACAGTACTGTGTCTCTTGAAGCGAGTGGTGCTACTCTTTTCATCAGTTCTGCCTCAGCTGCGCATGCAGGACGTTATAAGTGTAAGGGGCGCCTACAGCACAGGCCTGTCAACAGCAGCCTCAGCTCTGGACTTACTCTCATGGTCTATG CGAAAAAGCCTGAACCCAAAATGACTCAAAAGCCAGATGCTGTCAAGCTGTACGTTGGAGAGTCTGTGTCCTTTGAATGCAAAGTGAACAAATCGTCTGGTTGGGAATATCACTGGTTCAAGGATGGAAGCTCAACTCTTAAAGGCAGCAGTCGTTTGATCATCAATAATGCCACTCATATGGCGAGTGGGACGTACCACTGCACGGCCTCAAGGGGCACGACGAACTACAACACAGAGGAGAGTGAGAAACGGAAGTTAGACGTGTCTG GAATCCCTGTCGCATCTTTGAGGAGGGTCACTGAGTGGATTGACGTGTTTCCTGGTGAGACCGTGAAGCTGAGCTGTGAAGTGGAGGGCAGCTCTGACTGGACGTATATATGGTACAAAGACGACGTGGAGGTCGTGGACAGACAGAGTGGCGCTACTCTTTCCATCAGTTCTGCCTCAGCTGCGCATGCAGGACGTTATAAGTGTAAGGGGCGCCTACAGCACAGGCCTGTCAACAGCAGCCTCAGCGTTGGACTTACTCTCACGGTCTATG ATCAGAAACCCACTGTCATCCTGACAAAGGATCCTGACTACGAGAAGATGTATCCAGGAGAGCCTGTCACCTTTGGCTGTCACATCAATGTCTCCTCTGGTTGGGGCTTTGAGTGGTACAAAGATGGCTCTATCCTCAGTCAATcttcaaatatattttcaaaaACCGCTGTTGAAGAGAGTGATGATGGAACTTATAAGTGCAGGGCAATAAGAGGCAGGAATTCAACCTTCTCCACTGACCTCAGCCAGTTTGTAAATCTTGATGTTCAAT TGAATAAACCAAAGCCCAGGATGATTCAAAAGCCAGATGCTGACAAGCTGTACGTTGGAGAGTCTGTGTCCTTTGAATGTGAAGTGGAAGAATCGTCTGGTTGGGAATATGACTGGTTCAAGGATGGAAGCCCAGTTCTTAAAAGCAGCAGTAATTTCAACATCGATAATGCCACCAAGATGGAGAGTGGGACGTACCACTGCACGGCCACAAGAGACAAGACAAACTACAACACAGAGGAGAGTGAGAAACGGCACTTATATGTTTCTG AAATCCCTGTTCCACACTTGAAGCTAGAAACTCAGTGGTCGGATGTGTTTCCCGGTGAGACCGTGGAGCTGAGCTGCGGGATGGAGATCAGCAGAGGCGACTGGACGTATACATGGTTTAAGGACGGAGAGGAAATCCAGCCGGACACTCACGGGTCTCTTACCATCGAGTCCGTCTCGTCTTCAGACAGTGGGAGTTACAGCTGCACAGGACAGTTCAAAACCAGGAATGtcggcagcagcttcagctctgaACTCACTCTTCAGGTTTATG ATTCACAGCCCAACGTCACGCTGATTCAGACCCCTGAGCGTGCGCCGGTGCTGCACACCGGAGACGTGGCCTCGTTTCTCTGTCACATCAACGTCTCTTCTGGATGGCAATACCTGTGGTACAAAAACAACCAGCCGCTCCCCCAAACTGGGCCCAGTTATACCATCGAATCTGTCAGGATGTCCCACTCAGCATTGTACAAATGCCAAGTGAGACGAGGAGCAGACTTTAAGGAAGACAGTCTGGATTTAAATCTTAAAGTTGAAG AGCGGCCACAGGCGGAAATAACCCTGTTAACTGGCTGGTCAGAGGTGTTCTCCACCGACACCCTGGTGCTCCAGTGTGTGGTGAAGGACTCCCACATGTGGAACTACACATG GTTCAGGGACGGTCACGAAATCAACTTACCACTGTCTGAGAAACATACGGTGACACCCCAGGACGACCCGGAGCAGAGCAGGTACACCTGCAAGGGCGTTCGCTCCGAAAGACCGACTTATTCAAAAGAGAGTGAGGAGCTCAAGACCAAGAACCTTC ttCTGAAGAGGAGGGtgcttctctccatctctggcTGTATCTTCTTTGGCATCATCGCTGTCTTCATTGGGTGTATCGTCCTCAGGGTCACACGCAAACCAG CTCCTGATTCTGAGCGACAGGAGGAAAACCTGTTTCTCACCATGGCTGAGCTAAAGATCCGTGGTG ATGCCGTTAGTCCACTGGCCGCCTACATCACTGATGAAGAACTGAATGCACCAGCTAAAG AAGAGGAGAACGGCACCGTGTGCAGTGAAACAACCCCACTGCCAATCACCACCGAAACGGACAAAG ATGCAACAACTGAGAATAAAGACaaggaggaaaacaatggcGAGATGGTTTCCTTTAAACAATAG
- the LOC114859147 gene encoding B-cell receptor CD22 isoform X2, translating into MTQPSSSASACAPHSKMPLLHVLCVIYFAAVCTAQDLQNVPPVPLLKNTTRWLDVFPTEKVKLTCEITNSSEWTFTWFHNGTEIPPSDSHLTLSSEKSVLTITAGPTYSGQYNCQGVHKTKSNIKTQHSNSLKVTVHEHPSSLLYQSPNVKKLYPGDSVNFTCKVSPEFQWEYVWYHGDKEIQASTENSYRIDALSPSHGGQYKCRGRRAGLDGPFSAGTSLHVSEIPVASLRKVTEWMDVFPGETVKLSCGVEGSSDWTYIWYKDDVEVVDSTVSLEASGATLFISSASAAHAGRYKCKGRLQHRPVNSSLSSGLTLMVYAKKPEPKMTQKPDAVKLYVGESVSFECKVNKSSGWEYHWFKDGSSTLKGSSRLIINNATHMASGTYHCTASRGTTNYNTEESEKRKLDVSGIPVASLRRVTEWIDVFPGETVKLSCEVEGSSDWTYIWYKDDVEVVDRQSGATLSISSASAAHAGRYKCKGRLQHRPVNSSLSVGLTLTVYDQKPTVILTKDPDYEKMYPGEPVTFGCHINVSSGWGFEWYKDGSILSQSSNIFSKTAVEESDDGTYKCRAIRGRNSTFSTDLSQFVNLDVQLNKPKPRMIQKPDADKLYVGESVSFECEVEESSGWEYDWFKDGSPVLKSSSNFNIDNATKMESGTYHCTATRDKTNYNTEESEKRHLYVSEIPVPHLKLETQWSDVFPGETVELSCGMEISRGDWTYTWFKDGEEIQPDTHGSLTIESVSSSDSGSYSCTGQFKTRNVGSSFSSELTLQVYDSQPNVTLIQTPERAPVLHTGDVASFLCHINVSSGWQYLWYKNNQPLPQTGPSYTIESVRMSHSALYKCQVRRGADFKEDSLDLNLKVEERPQAEITLLTGWSEVFSTDTLVLQCVVKDSHMWNYTWFRDGHEINLPLSEKHTVTPQDDPEQSRYTCKGVRSERPTYSKESEELKTKNLLLKRRVLLSISGCIFFGIIAVFIGCIVLRVTRKPAPDSERQEENLFLTMAELKIRGDAVSPLAAYITDEELNAPAKEEENGTVCSETTPLPITTETDKDATTENKDKEENNGEMVSFKQ; encoded by the exons TGCCTCCTGTACCACTTCTGAAGAATACAACACGCTGGCTGGACGTGTTCCCAACTGAGAAAGTGAAGCTCACCTGTGAAATCACTAACAGCTCAGAGTGGACGTTCACCTGGTTCCACAATGGAACAGAAATTCCACCATCCGATTCCCATCTGACTTTGTCCTCAGAGAAATCGGTGCTCACAATCACCGCAGGACCCACATATTCTGGACAATATAACTGTCAAGGTGTTCACAAAACAAAGTCCAATATAAAAACTCAACATAGTAACTCCCTTAAAGTCACAGTTCACG AACATCCTAGTTCCCTTTTATACCAAAGTCCAAACGTTAAGAAGCTGTATCCTGGAGATTCCGTCAACTTTACGTGCAAAGTCAGTCCGGAATTTCAATGGGAATACGTGTGGTATCACGGTGACAAAGAAATCCAGGCATCAACTGAAAACTCCTACAGGATAGATGCGCTCAGTCCTTCTCACGGTGGACAGTACAAATGCAGAGGCAGGAGAGCAGGGCTAGACGGGCCGTTCTCTGCTGGGACGTCTCTGCACGTCTCAG AAATCCCTGTTGCATCTTTGAGGAAGGTCACTGAGTGGATGGACGTGTTTCCTGGTGAGACCGTGAAGCTGAGCTGTGGAGTGGAGGGCAGCTCTGACTGGACGTATATATGGTACAAAGACGACGTGGAGGTCGTGGACAGTACTGTGTCTCTTGAAGCGAGTGGTGCTACTCTTTTCATCAGTTCTGCCTCAGCTGCGCATGCAGGACGTTATAAGTGTAAGGGGCGCCTACAGCACAGGCCTGTCAACAGCAGCCTCAGCTCTGGACTTACTCTCATGGTCTATG CGAAAAAGCCTGAACCCAAAATGACTCAAAAGCCAGATGCTGTCAAGCTGTACGTTGGAGAGTCTGTGTCCTTTGAATGCAAAGTGAACAAATCGTCTGGTTGGGAATATCACTGGTTCAAGGATGGAAGCTCAACTCTTAAAGGCAGCAGTCGTTTGATCATCAATAATGCCACTCATATGGCGAGTGGGACGTACCACTGCACGGCCTCAAGGGGCACGACGAACTACAACACAGAGGAGAGTGAGAAACGGAAGTTAGACGTGTCTG GAATCCCTGTCGCATCTTTGAGGAGGGTCACTGAGTGGATTGACGTGTTTCCTGGTGAGACCGTGAAGCTGAGCTGTGAAGTGGAGGGCAGCTCTGACTGGACGTATATATGGTACAAAGACGACGTGGAGGTCGTGGACAGACAGAGTGGCGCTACTCTTTCCATCAGTTCTGCCTCAGCTGCGCATGCAGGACGTTATAAGTGTAAGGGGCGCCTACAGCACAGGCCTGTCAACAGCAGCCTCAGCGTTGGACTTACTCTCACGGTCTATG ATCAGAAACCCACTGTCATCCTGACAAAGGATCCTGACTACGAGAAGATGTATCCAGGAGAGCCTGTCACCTTTGGCTGTCACATCAATGTCTCCTCTGGTTGGGGCTTTGAGTGGTACAAAGATGGCTCTATCCTCAGTCAATcttcaaatatattttcaaaaACCGCTGTTGAAGAGAGTGATGATGGAACTTATAAGTGCAGGGCAATAAGAGGCAGGAATTCAACCTTCTCCACTGACCTCAGCCAGTTTGTAAATCTTGATGTTCAAT TGAATAAACCAAAGCCCAGGATGATTCAAAAGCCAGATGCTGACAAGCTGTACGTTGGAGAGTCTGTGTCCTTTGAATGTGAAGTGGAAGAATCGTCTGGTTGGGAATATGACTGGTTCAAGGATGGAAGCCCAGTTCTTAAAAGCAGCAGTAATTTCAACATCGATAATGCCACCAAGATGGAGAGTGGGACGTACCACTGCACGGCCACAAGAGACAAGACAAACTACAACACAGAGGAGAGTGAGAAACGGCACTTATATGTTTCTG AAATCCCTGTTCCACACTTGAAGCTAGAAACTCAGTGGTCGGATGTGTTTCCCGGTGAGACCGTGGAGCTGAGCTGCGGGATGGAGATCAGCAGAGGCGACTGGACGTATACATGGTTTAAGGACGGAGAGGAAATCCAGCCGGACACTCACGGGTCTCTTACCATCGAGTCCGTCTCGTCTTCAGACAGTGGGAGTTACAGCTGCACAGGACAGTTCAAAACCAGGAATGtcggcagcagcttcagctctgaACTCACTCTTCAGGTTTATG ATTCACAGCCCAACGTCACGCTGATTCAGACCCCTGAGCGTGCGCCGGTGCTGCACACCGGAGACGTGGCCTCGTTTCTCTGTCACATCAACGTCTCTTCTGGATGGCAATACCTGTGGTACAAAAACAACCAGCCGCTCCCCCAAACTGGGCCCAGTTATACCATCGAATCTGTCAGGATGTCCCACTCAGCATTGTACAAATGCCAAGTGAGACGAGGAGCAGACTTTAAGGAAGACAGTCTGGATTTAAATCTTAAAGTTGAAG AGCGGCCACAGGCGGAAATAACCCTGTTAACTGGCTGGTCAGAGGTGTTCTCCACCGACACCCTGGTGCTCCAGTGTGTGGTGAAGGACTCCCACATGTGGAACTACACATG GTTCAGGGACGGTCACGAAATCAACTTACCACTGTCTGAGAAACATACGGTGACACCCCAGGACGACCCGGAGCAGAGCAGGTACACCTGCAAGGGCGTTCGCTCCGAAAGACCGACTTATTCAAAAGAGAGTGAGGAGCTCAAGACCAAGAACCTTC ttCTGAAGAGGAGGGtgcttctctccatctctggcTGTATCTTCTTTGGCATCATCGCTGTCTTCATTGGGTGTATCGTCCTCAGGGTCACACGCAAACCAG CTCCTGATTCTGAGCGACAGGAGGAAAACCTGTTTCTCACCATGGCTGAGCTAAAGATCCGTGGTG ATGCCGTTAGTCCACTGGCCGCCTACATCACTGATGAAGAACTGAATGCACCAGCTAAAG AAGAGGAGAACGGCACCGTGTGCAGTGAAACAACCCCACTGCCAATCACCACCGAAACGGACAAAG ATGCAACAACTGAGAATAAAGACaaggaggaaaacaatggcGAGATGGTTTCCTTTAAACAATAG